One genomic segment of Suricata suricatta isolate VVHF042 chromosome 16, meerkat_22Aug2017_6uvM2_HiC, whole genome shotgun sequence includes these proteins:
- the HAMP gene encoding hepcidin produces MALSTQVQATCFLLLLLGSLASGSVLRQETGQLMDFQPQDTAGAQAGLMPVLQRLKRDSHIPICVFCCNCCRNSKCGFCCKT; encoded by the exons ATGGCCCTGAGCACACAGGTCCAGGCCACctgcttcctgctcctcctcctgggcAGCCTAGCCAGTGGCTCCGTTCTCCGGCAAGAG ACAGGACAACTCATGGACTTCCAACCCCAGGACACAGCGGGAGCCCAGGCTGGCTTGATG CCCGTGCTCCAGAGGCTAAAGCGGGACTCCCACATCCCCATCTGCGTATTCTGCTGCAACTGCTGTAGAAACTCAAAGTGTGGGTTCTGCTGCAAGACATAG